The genomic DNA CCAAACTGGTTGATCAATCATCACAGGGATTTCCTGCTGATGACAAACTTATAAAGGACATAAAGACATGGAAAAATAAAGATATTGACGGTGCTCCCAAGCTATTAGTTGAGTTTGAAAAACAACTGTCAAACACGGCAAAGGAAAGTGGAAATGGACAACAGCAGTTATTACAGGCGGTTTCACAGTATACGTCAATTCTTAATCAATCAAACTAAAGGTGGTCGATGACCACCTTTTTCTATATTAAAAAAATGTCGGTTTTTGTCGCCATAAAATCGAGACGACTTGCGAAACATATAAATTAGAGGATTAAGTGGGGTTTTTTTTACATGACATGTATTAGGTTTTATGGTAAGTTACTATTATAACGACCCTACCCCGAAACATCCTTGGACAGGGTGAAACTTCTTATATCCCCTTTCTTAGTCACAGTTAAATTTCCTATGTTTTGATGTATTGCAAAACCAAATGCTACTCTCATTCGTCCAATTATGGAACAGGTGAGGTCGTCTTTGACAGCTATGGTCAGTCACGAATTTATTCAAGGGAGGCTTTAGCTATTGACGAGTACTTCATCCATGTTAATCCGTGACGTTCCAAAAGAGGAACGCCCACGGGAACGCTTAATTAATGAGGGGCCTGAGGCTTTATCCAATCAAGAAATCTTAAGCATTGTGTTAAGAACAGGGACTCGTGAGGAATCGGTTATCCAGTTGGCACACAGGTTGTTGCAGCAATTTGAAGGTTTGCGGTTATTGCAGGATGCAAATGTAGAGGAATTAATCAAAATGAAAGGTATCGGCCAAACCAAAGCCGTTCAATTGATAGCAGCTCGGGAATTAGGACGTAGGTTTAAACGATTGAAGAATGATCAAACTTTCGCCATCCGTTCTCCTCAAGACGGTGCTAACTATGTGATGGATGAATTGCGGTTCCTTTCACAAGAACATTTTGTTTGCCTATATTTGAATACGAAAAATCAAATATTACAGCAAAAGACAATTTTTATCGGCAGTCTTAATGCCTCCATAGTCCATCCAAGAGAAGTGTTTAAAGAAGCGATTAAGCGCTCGGCGGCTTCCATTGTCTGCTTTCATAATCATCCGAGTGGTGATCCAACACCAAGTCATGAGGATATGGAAGTGACGAAGCGTTTAGTTGAATGTGGTTCGCTTTTGGGTATTGAAGTTTTGGATCATATTGTTATCGGTGACCAAAAATTTGTCAGTTTAAAAGAAAAAGGTGTCGTTTAACCCTACTTTTTCGTTTGTGTTTGTTTTATAATTGATTTTATGAGTTATGCACCATGAAGGGAGATACATAAACATGCTTGGCGGATTTTCTAAGGATTTGGGAATTGATTTGGGAACAGCCAATACACTTGTCTATGTCAAAGGTAAAGGTGTGGTTGTTAGAGAACCGTCGGTTGTCGCCATCCGAACGGATACTGGAAAGATCGAAGCTGTCGGCAATGAAGCAAAAAACATGATTGGACGAACTCCGGGTAATATCGTTGCCCATCGTCCGATGAAAGACGGTGTCATCGCTGATTTTGAAACAACATCGACGATGATGAAATATT from Tuberibacillus sp. Marseille-P3662 includes the following:
- the radC gene encoding RadC family protein, producing the protein MLIRDVPKEERPRERLINEGPEALSNQEILSIVLRTGTREESVIQLAHRLLQQFEGLRLLQDANVEELIKMKGIGQTKAVQLIAARELGRRFKRLKNDQTFAIRSPQDGANYVMDELRFLSQEHFVCLYLNTKNQILQQKTIFIGSLNASIVHPREVFKEAIKRSAASIVCFHNHPSGDPTPSHEDMEVTKRLVECGSLLGIEVLDHIVIGDQKFVSLKEKGVV